In the Populus trichocarpa isolate Nisqually-1 chromosome 8, P.trichocarpa_v4.1, whole genome shotgun sequence genome, AAAACCATGACTTTATATAGCATTGGCTAACCTGTTGATGGTCATCATACCAAGCATACCAGCTTGTGTTGGTCTCAAGCTGTAGAGCATTAATGGAGTATCTGGTCGCAGTAAGTGGCAAAATTGCATCTGCATCACCACTGTCGGTGGAACAAATATCAATTTGAGAAATAtgggctctctttttttttactaattatgACAAGCCTGGATGCAAATTTTCAAAATGAACGacttgtgattttcttttttgaacatGATCTTACCTGAAAACCCATATTCTAATACCAGCTGCTATGAGTTCTTTGAAGATTGGCAACATGGATTTAGGAGAATCACTCCAATTGCTCCTAACAATAGAACTGCAAGTGACCCAAGGATGAGGAACCCTGGTGATGTTGGCGTGAAGAGCCTTTTGCACCTCTGGACGGTTCATGTATCTTTTTGTGTACATCACCACACACTCGTCATTTCCTCTGAATTTCCAAGGCTAAATCCCAACAAACAAAAGCTAGCAACTCATTAGACAAACAAATTCACACGTTGCGCCAATAATTGGAAAATgtgaaaagtgattttttgaGTGATCCAAGAATATACCAGTGAATGCTTTAGATTGTGTCTAAGAGTACTGATTACATTGCAAGGAGGGCTGTAAATGCTATAAGGATTGATATCTCCAAACTCCGAATATGCCCTCTCTAAAGCACCGTAACATTCATTCCGAGGGAACAAGAACGAATTATTTGGGCAGAACTTCTTTAAATCTTCATAAGTGGAATCGGATATCAATCCATGGTTCCACCAGAACTCGTGCGTGCCAGTGTTATCATGATAATCATCCAAGAGCGGATTGCCTaactgcaaaataaaaaattaagattgcaTGTCAAGATATTCTTGGACTAATTTTTTAATGCTGTTAATGGCACCGATTGACATACCAAGAaacctataaaattaatgacAGGATTCTTGACCCCCTTATTTCTCCGGGCTATAATCCGTGACAGCTCAGGAATGTAATGGCCTGAAAGTggattaacaaaatattaattaatgcaaGCAAATTAGTCAAACAGTAGGTGGTGAATgagcaattaattatttaacctGCATAGCTTTCTCCAGCAATGTAAAAGGACCTGTGCTTGTATCGAGGGAACCTTTCAAGCCAGTTAATCAGAAATGTGTAGGCATCTTCGGCTGCATTTTCATAATTCAGCAATAATAATCTAGTTAGGATAGGCTAACAAGCTTTTTGacaaattataacataattatatatatacttgtacAGATACCTGTCCTCTCGTCACCAACCGTGTATATATCCGATGAAgtatttgaataagaaaatccCACTCCAGCAGGTGAATCAAGAAACAGCAAATTTGCCACTGCGACAGCCAAAACTCTGTAATTTTatctatttgtttgttttttttggtagCAACATCATGCTGATCAAAATATCACAGACACAGCACTTGCCCCAATGTACATGAAACTATATGCAATTTAATACAGACGCCACCATTATTACAGGTCCCATCTAAATATAAACGTGGCCTTGATCACTGGTtgtaatgaaaaacaataaactgTTAATATCACCCATCAATTCACTAACCATAGAGATTATTTGATGATTGTCTTAATCATGTTTACCTTTATTCCAAGCATATGGATTCAAATGAAGGGTCTCGCCATCGGGTCGGACCCTAAATGGGCCGACCTCCTCTGAAGCTCCATAGGCCACAGATGAGCAACCTGGCCCGCCATTGAGCCATAAAACTAGTGGCTTAGATCTGGGCTTGACAGTCTTGGGGGCCTCAATCAACCAATAAAAGAGGGCCCTACCTTCCACTGGGTCTACAGTGATGTAGCCGGAGAATTGAGAGAAGCTCACATTTGGTGGTTGCCCTGGTAGCTTCATAATCCTATCCCTCCTCTGCTCTTCAAGGTGATCATGAGTGGTGACTGCAGGAGTAGAAAGCAAGAGAATAGCAAAATTCAAGACAgagaagagaaagcaagagGAGCTCTTGATGCGCATTGTGACAAGGGAAAATCAGGCTTTGCTTGTCTTGAATGTGTGGGTTCGGAGTCCTTAAAGAGTGTTTTATGTAGTTGTTATTAGTTTGTGATCCTCTGACTTCAGCCCCTGCTTTAGGTTATCTAAGAGTATAATCAAagcatttattttgaaaaactgtATAGGCTGCCAAGTCAGTTTATTATATATGTTATCATTTCTTGACTTCTTCCATGCATCATGCACTGTATATTGTACTTCCTTTTGTTGAATTGCATGCACAAATGGCGTGGtggtcaatatttttattttttttctttgtgtcgGTAATTGGTAGTTTGTACTCCTCAGGATTTTGGGGTGGGTAGAAAAATAGTAGTAGTTtactagtttctttttttttttggagatttattaaaatattttttttatttttaatatgaacacaactaaaaacaattaatttgaaaccaaaaaatatcagattttgagaaaaacatgttaaaactcAATCTTAAACACCCCCTTCATCATCAAaagttttctatattttttttcaatccaaaaccGTTGGCAATTTTGTTCACCTTAAAAATTCATTGAACGAATGTTCTTTTAGAGTGAGTTCCTTTCGagtactaaaaataaaagacaggtAAACTATCTTAAATTTCGACAGGAGATATTATGAGACTGAGATTCAGGATGCCTTTGTAATAGAGCCTTGAGAGGGAGAGTTTATGCAACAAGAGGGAGGGGATTCAAAACGAACGTGTTGTTCCACAGTTTTAGCCATGTTTTGGCTACTATGTGGGTGCCAAGCATGAGAATTATAATATTGCAGTGAGCTGGATAAAGATCTGCCGCCCAAGTATTAGACCATGGACCACTTCCTTCGATGGCGTTGGTGGCATTGATGGCGCCTGTGCATTCTCCCATAAGCAACACCCACATGGGGCATGTGGTCCTGCTAGAGCACGCTGTTCCTCTTTGCCTCCAGGAATTCTGGACTTCTGGGTGTTACACTGTTTCCTGGATTGATAGATCACAAAACTAGCAGTACATCCGCCCTGCATTTCGTTGCTTTTGAGGCACGAGTCCATTATTATACCTTCTAATTGACAGTGATGACTTTTTTACTATGTTTTATGATTCTAATGTTTCTGTTGATATTCAAAACGATGTGTTCGCAAGAAAATTCTTTCGTGCAAGAAATTTTGAATTGTGTGATTCGTGCATATAAGTACGAGTTACTGCTCCTTCACTCTATCCATATCAGTCCACGGAGTTTGTCTTGGCGCATATTTGATGTTCAGGCTTCAATGCAGGGTAATGTACATTGAAGAGGAACAGAGAGAAGACTGAAGAAGCCTTTGCACCCCCATGATGTTAATCTGTTAATTCTGAGATTTGTTTACTGGATTTGGAggtgaagttttaaaaaataacgctACTTAGGGCACAAACGTTTTAACTCCATTACCTATAAATCTCTTGCAAATGAGTACAATGCTGTGGTCAAAACTTACAGTTTAAATAATTGAGTTACTATAAAGAATAGTTTCTTACATATGAATAGGCTACAACTTCAAATATAGAAATGATGCACTTGAAGGAAGAATGGAGGGGCACTCGAGAGGAATGCTTCTCTTATTCTGTCATTTGCCGGTCCCTGTATATGAacaattctattattttgaCTTGTTTATTCACCGGAGATTGATGAATGGAGGACTAAAAGCTTTGGCCAGGCATGGATTTGTTCTTCAAAAATGATCTGAAAAGAATAAATGCTTGTCGAGGGCGATGGAGTGGAACCTCGTGTCCTGCTCCGGTTACCGTTACGAAAGACAGCCCTTTGTATACTTGGCTCCACCCGCCAACCTATTACAGAAACACGAAAAGCTGGGAGATGAGCAAATTACCATGGCCTTGTTCCAACCATGGGCTTCAGCAAGAGTATCATCATACGACCCTTTTTTCAGTACTGGTTATCATCATTTCCATAAACAGAAGAGTATGGCAACATTACAAGAAAATATGCTAAATCCCAACCATAAAAACGTTGCTGTCAACAAGTCATTGGGCCCAGATCCCCAACCATCCAGTCCAACGGTTTCACCAAAATAAGTTGCCTCTAACATTTTGTTGTCGGTAAAGATGCTTACCTTTCCGTTGTCATACCAAGGATACCAATTGATAATAGTTGGTAGCTTTAAGGCATCAATGGAGTATCGAGTTGCAGTCACAGGAACCACTGCATCAGTATCTCCACTGGTCAAAGAGATCAAACAGAATTAGATGCAATGCATGACAAGacttaaaaacaattgaaagcaAAAGGTTTTAATGCTGACCAGTgccaaagagaaaaaaacaacgGACAAATCCTACTTGACAACGATAACGTCTGACCTTTTTTTCATATCTTGGCATTGCAAGGCATGCATGCCATACTGCTAAAAAGTCGGAGAATATTTTATATCACCACAGTGAATTCTTCAAgttgaaaaaccaaaaagaaaatatattccgttatttatatataaccaTAGTTTTTTTGTCATCATTAAGCAGCTGTTTTTCTATCCCTTTTACGCTCAGTTTTCAGATGCTACGTTCGTGTTGACTTTGGTGTCTCTTCTTAGTACATGGTTCATACACTTCCTCCTAACATAAGAAGCACCTTGGCCCAGTGCAATCATTGTTGCTAGGCCACATGATGTGTCTCACCTTCTGTAAACAAATCCGAAGTCATCAATCGTTATCAACAGTCAAAACTACCTACTGCAGACAAGCTTCCCTGTCCACGCATGGAGATTAGTTGGTCGAGAAATCAGCAGTTCAATAGAAAATTGTTTTGTTCCAACTTCCCAGTTCCCAGCTACCATATGTAGATGAAAATATCATTCAACAAAACCTCTAGTCTCTTCGCCAACCAACTTAGCCCATGTATATTTAGTTGCAAACAAAGGTTAAACTCAGTATTCCATAAAAACAGACCACTAGatccaaataaatttaaaatagatcAACACAGGCTAGTTGGGATCAGCTAAACAAATCCTTTTCTTCGTTCCACTGTCTATGGCTACTGTTCTTTGGGATGTTCGGAAACAACTCCATATCAAAAGGAGGATCCACATGTACAAGCCAGCAAATTACAAAAAGGAGAAAAGTAATTAAAGCAGACATGGGATGTTGGGAATCGTAAATATTTCCTGCACCCCAAACGAAGAGGACAAGGATTTAACCTcttaataatttcaaacaccAAATGGGTCATCAACCTAGTCTCTCCTCTGATATACCAAATTTAAGGACAAGATTTTAAGCCAAGATCATACAGTCCATATTTGCAGTACCGACAAATGTTCAAACCAAGGACAATGAGGAGTACTGTCAATCAGCTTTATTTCGTAATCCCATTTTGAGGCATTTGCTGTGGCAAATTTCTAGGCAAAGTGAAACCATGTCATGGTAAAAACTGATCATTTTGACCATGACTTTTACAAGAAATGACTCCATACTGTTCCTTAATTAATGGGCTATAACGCAGTGAAACCTTTCTCGGATCCCCTCCTCACTGAGAACAAGAATTGAAAAAAGGTTCATGCATAATCAATTCTGCCAATATTCCTACTAGAACCACCATCGCGTGAGTTCTTCAAAGAACTAAACAGATTTCCCTAATTTAATCCAGAACGAGGGAATAGAGGAAAAGATGGGAACTTACCTGTAGACCCATATCCTTAGACCTGCAGCAATGAGTTCTTTATATATAGGAAGCATGGAAAGTGGAGAATCTGCCCAGTAGTCTCCAACAATATCACTGTAAAGTAGTGATTTAGTTAACAGTGTTATTGGAAGATTTGAAACAGAATTCTCAAAAGCTGCAGAGCAAAAATCTTACCTGCATGTTTTCCATGGGTATGGGATCCCAGTTACATTTGCATGGAGTGCCTTCTGGACTTCAGGGTGATTGAAGTACACTTTAGAGTACCTTTCTGTGCAGGGATCATATGCTCTGGACATCCATGGCTGAGTTTCAAAGTAATAGAAATGAGCTTGGTGTAAATATTAATGACCGGTCCATACCCGTGATATGGAAACAGTGAATGCACTTCTGTAAAGCATTTCTAGTTAACTCATCAGGCAATGAACAGTATTTACATTCAGGAATTATTTGGTGAAAGACTTTTTACCTAACATTTATCGTAGGTAATTCAAGAatggaaaacaaacaaaaatctgAAGGAAAATCAGACGTGCAAGTAAGAAACACATGTCATCATTTATGTGACACTCACTGTAGTGGAATCTTTTAGAAACTGTAGAGAACATAATCTTACAGATTAGGACCTaagatcaaaagaaaaggaatagcTCCAGATTACTGTGATTTGAAAAGACAAGAAGATTTTGGCACAAAGATGGAAGAATTCATGGTCAGAAACAGCAATGGATGATGCCAGAACCACAATTTATGGTCCAACAACCACAAACTTGATGTACGTCAGAAACTTAAAGTTAACATTTAACAGCTACCTTCAGTAACCACGATGAGCACACAAATTAATTAGCCATTTTGGAACCAAATCACTGTAAGAAAGTTTTTTAACAACAGACAGAGTATATTTGCAAATCGGAACGAGGTggataattttgtttaaatgcaaatattttgataattggCATGCGAATACTTTTGTAGTTACTGCGAGATTATCCAGGAAACTTGCATGTACCTCTTCCCGTCTAAGAAAAGTTGCTATCTTCCAATGTCTATTCAAGCTATTGGTGGTAGAATTTAAACATTATTAGAAAAGACCAGACTTGTTCAGGATATTTTACCATACAAATCCAAGACTTAGAGGTTGGTACCAAAAACCACTTGGAATGTCAAAAAAGACTGTTGTTAGTAAATGAAACCATGATAGCCCTTTTTCAAGTAAGAAATATTGTGCTAGATGCAGAGAATCCACTTTTGATAGCTATGCATTAGGTTCCTGGTCCGACTTGTCTTACATGTGTCTTTCTGCTGACAGTTATGCGGAATTCCTTGATAATATTGACAGAGAGAAAGATATGATAAAATCTTACGTAATGACCCCTTAGATTGTGCCTCAATGCTGCAGTGTTATTGCAAGGCTGTGTGAAAATGCTGTATGGATCAATGTTCCCTTGCTCCAACTCTGCAAGCATGAGAGCCTTGATGCATTCTACTGATGGGTGCGTAGAGGATTCAAAATCACAGGTGACGCGTAAAGTTTGATAGGTGGAATCAGAAATTAAACCATGGGTCCACCAGTACTCAAAGGTGCCAACATAATCATGATAATCATCAGTGACTGCATTTCCCACCTACAAGAGAGAAAAGGACATTGAGCCAATTATACACTTGCCATTAAGCAGTGGAAGTTGATAGAATTTCCAAATCTTTATGAATAATGAGTTCTGTGTTCTCACCAAAAATCCCTTGAAGTTAATTACAGGATTCTTAATTCCCTTGTTCTTTTGATAAACAACTTGAGACAACTGAGGTACATAGTGACCTGAAACCGAATTTCAAACAAGTAAATCAGAGTGCAATCTTTAAGATGAACAAGATAGAAAGTTCAacgaaataaaagaaaaggtgtgcAATTTAAAACCTGCATAGCTTTCTCCAGCAATGTAGAAATCTCTATATTTGTATTGTGGAAACCTTTCAAACCAATTGACTAGAAATGTGTACGCATCTTCGGCTacaattgcacgatgcacagtTTCCAAAAGCATTTAAAGAAGTCAAAATCAATTAACTTTAAGCTAAAGGGACATATATTCACATTGAATCAGGTACCATTTACGTAGTACAATAATAAAGGCTTTGCCGAATGACGACTGAAAGTACTCAAAAAttgaacaaatgaaaaaaattaccagTTCTCTGGTCACCAGCCGTGTACAAATCCGATGATGTATTTGAATATGAAAAACCAACACCAGCTGGAGATTCAAGGAACAGCAAATTTGCCACTGCCAAcaccaccaacaacaacaaaatagaAATGAGGTAAATTACAAGGAGAACAGGTTGTAGCACAGAATAGGAAGTGCATTCCATCAATTATCTATCAGACATACACTTATTCCAAGCGTACGGGTTAAAGTAAAGAGTTTTGCCATCAGGCCTGATGCGAAAAGGTCCAATCTCCTCAGCTGCTCCATAAGCAACAGAGGAGCAACCAGGGCCTCCATTTAGCCACAAAACAAGTGGTCTGGACTCAGGACTACGACTCGTTGGTGCCTCAACCAGCCAGTAAAACAATGCCCTGCCAGCTTGTTGGTTCACAGTCACATAACCTGAGTACTGATTGAACTCTACATTCACTGGCTGCCCTGGTAAAGATGTGATTTTGTCTCTTTGTTGATCTTCTAGAGGAGAGCATATACAAGAATAGACAAAAAGAGAGACTAGAAGGGAAAGAACAGAGAGTAAAGAATGATCCATTAATCAATGAACTAAAGAAATGATACAAATCAAGCAAAACCCAGAAACAGAAGTCACAAAAAGTTTCCGACTCTGCAATGAAATTATCTAGACAGCGCTACAGGGACATGATCTAGAGAGAGACAGAGTCGATGAACAAACgcgagaagaaaaaaaaaggacaaacagCCACTTAAAGTGACTAAACAGCAGACACAAGCGCAACAAAGAGCATGtcttttgatattaatattagcAAACACAAACACAAGTAAAACCAAGTAACAAAAATCCGGAATCACTGCACCGTCaacaaaagacaaaacaaaatccAGTAACACGGATCAAAAAAAATGTATCTGGGTTTTTTAGAATGAACTTAACAAGAATCACAAAACAGATAAAACCCAGATCCCAAAATATCTGAGTTTTTACCAAGAAGAAATCAATACAAAGAGAGACCTAAAAAGAAGAGATGTGAGACATTTATAATGAAGAATTGTGGGCACTTAAATTCATATTCCCAGTGGTTGTGATTAGCTGTCTGCGTAAGGCATGGTGTGAATACAAGCTTGCAATTTATTGTTTAGTGTCtccttttttattgctattgtGTCATGTTGGATAATAACCATTCAACgccaagatttttttatttattccgTCTCTTTGAGTGTGGTTTTATCAGGCAAATGCCTGAAACAGGTAAGAGGTACACATGGGCAAGTCTTGAAA is a window encoding:
- the LOC7479889 gene encoding serine carboxypeptidase-like 27 → MRIKSSSCFLFSVLNFAILLLSTPAVTTHDHLEEQRRDRIMKLPGQPPNVSFSQFSGYITVDPVEGRALFYWLIEAPKTVKPRSKPLVLWLNGGPGCSSVAYGASEEVGPFRVRPDGETLHLNPYAWNKVANLLFLDSPAGVGFSYSNTSSDIYTVGDERTAEDAYTFLINWLERFPRYKHRSFYIAGESYAGHYIPELSRIIARRNKGVKNPVINFIGFLLGNPLLDDYHDNTGTHEFWWNHGLISDSTYEDLKKFCPNNSFLFPRNECYGALERAYSEFGDINPYSIYSPPCNVISTLRHNLKHSLPWKFRGNDECVVMYTKRYMNRPEVQKALHANITRVPHPWVTCSSIVRSNWSDSPKSMLPIFKELIAAGIRIWVFSGDADAILPLTATRYSINALQLETNTSWYAWYDDHQQVGGWSQVYKGLTYVTVRGAGHEVPLTQPRLALLLFRQFLKNEPMPAL
- the LOC7479890 gene encoding serine carboxypeptidase-like 27, which encodes MDHSLLSVLSLLVSLFVYSCICSPLEDQQRDKITSLPGQPVNVEFNQYSGYVTVNQQAGRALFYWLVEAPTSRSPESRPLVLWLNGGPGCSSVAYGAAEEIGPFRIRPDGKTLYFNPYAWNKLANLLFLESPAGVGFSYSNTSSDLYTAGDQRTAEDAYTFLVNWFERFPQYKYRDFYIAGESYAGHYVPQLSQVVYQKNKGIKNPVINFKGFLVGNAVTDDYHDYVGTFEYWWTHGLISDSTYQTLRVTCDFESSTHPSVECIKALMLAELEQGNIDPYSIFTQPCNNTAALRHNLRGHYPWMSRAYDPCTERYSKVYFNHPEVQKALHANVTGIPYPWKTCSDIVGDYWADSPLSMLPIYKELIAAGLRIWVYSGDTDAVVPVTATRYSIDALKLPTIINWYPWYDNGKVGGWSQVYKGLSFVTVTGAGHEVPLHRPRQAFILFRSFLKNKSMPGQSF